From Amycolatopsis sp. cg9, one genomic window encodes:
- the eccD gene encoding type VII secretion integral membrane protein EccD, producing the protein MQTAGLVRLTVATPHRRIDIALPEHAAVAEILPGLLARAGEGLADDGVPGGGWSLRRADGTAFDLDRTLGAHRVRDGEILHLTPRRTDWPELEYDDLVDAIATGSGRTGRAWGPRHTRVAGLAAGAAALLLGLVAVLRAGPPWPGAALWALTAAVLLLTAGAVLARAVRDAAAGAVLAAAALPYAFAGGGLVLAGGTPVTGLSAGHLVLAGAALLAAALAGRLGVAAAPALFTAAATAGLLAVLGGWLATLDDLAGYRAAAVVGGGLLALSGTFAPLALRLARVPMPVLPRSTADLVRDEPQPPLPLVHSAVARADGLLTGLLAGTSAAVPACQVVLIRAGGTAPVVLVSLLALGFLMRARLYPILRQRVPLLLAGSSGLGCLAVGPLMAGGALLPAAPLAVAVAAGSIAAGVLLSTRRANPYLGRFAEYAEILLVVAIVPVVCWVLDLYAVVRGLGG; encoded by the coding sequence ATGCAGACCGCCGGCCTCGTCAGGCTCACCGTCGCCACCCCGCACCGGCGCATCGACATCGCGCTGCCGGAGCACGCCGCTGTCGCCGAAATCCTGCCCGGGCTGCTCGCCCGCGCCGGGGAAGGGCTCGCCGACGACGGCGTCCCCGGTGGCGGCTGGTCGTTGCGCCGGGCCGACGGGACGGCGTTCGACCTCGACCGGACCCTCGGCGCGCACCGGGTGCGCGACGGCGAAATCCTGCACCTGACCCCGCGGCGGACCGACTGGCCCGAGCTGGAGTACGACGACCTGGTCGACGCGATCGCCACCGGCTCCGGCCGGACCGGCCGGGCCTGGGGCCCGCGGCACACCCGGGTGGCCGGACTGGCCGCCGGCGCCGCGGCCCTGCTGCTCGGGCTGGTCGCGGTGCTGCGCGCGGGGCCGCCGTGGCCCGGCGCGGCGCTGTGGGCGCTCACCGCGGCCGTCCTGCTGCTGACCGCCGGCGCGGTGCTCGCGCGCGCGGTGCGGGACGCCGCCGCCGGCGCGGTGCTCGCCGCGGCCGCGCTGCCCTACGCCTTCGCCGGCGGCGGGTTGGTGCTGGCCGGCGGCACCCCGGTCACCGGGCTGTCCGCGGGACACCTCGTGCTCGCCGGCGCGGCGCTGCTGGCGGCCGCGCTGGCGGGGCGGCTCGGGGTGGCCGCGGCGCCGGCGTTGTTCACCGCGGCGGCCACGGCCGGGCTGCTCGCGGTGCTCGGCGGCTGGCTGGCCACCCTCGACGACCTCGCCGGGTACCGCGCCGCGGCCGTGGTCGGTGGCGGCCTGCTGGCGCTGTCGGGCACGTTCGCCCCGCTGGCCCTGCGGCTCGCCCGCGTCCCGATGCCGGTGCTGCCGCGCAGCACGGCCGACCTGGTCCGCGACGAGCCGCAGCCGCCGCTCCCGCTCGTGCACAGCGCGGTGGCCCGGGCGGACGGGCTGCTCACCGGCCTGCTGGCCGGGACGTCGGCGGCGGTGCCGGCCTGCCAGGTGGTGCTGATCCGCGCCGGCGGGACGGCTCCGGTCGTGCTGGTTTCGTTGCTGGCACTGGGGTTTCTGATGCGCGCGCGGCTGTACCCGATCCTGCGGCAACGGGTTCCCTTGCTGCTGGCGGGGAGCTCCGGTCTCGGCTGCCTCGCGGTGGGACCGCTGATGGCCGGCGGCGCGCTGCTGCCGGCCGCGCCGCTGGCGGTCGCCGTGGCGGCCGGGTCGATCGCCGCCGGTGTCCTGCTGAGCACCCGGCGCGCGAACCCGTACCTCGGCCGGTTCGCCGAGTACGCCGAGATCCTGCTGGTGGTCGCGATCGTGCCGGTGGTGTGCTGGGTGCTCGACCTGTACGCCGTCGTGCGCGGGCTGGGGGGCTGA
- a CDS encoding serine/threonine protein kinase encodes MSIEHAAADLLATGPIATVLAVRATGEAVKVFPGPFDRDTLAGLERERKALAATGPAPSILPVLGVVDHPDGRAGVRMELCRGSLAGLLGSGVRLPADAVLTLGIAVASALAAAHGAGVLHGGVTPGNVLHRASGEFVLADFGPTLRRRFPRDPVHAVEYTAPETLRDDTLSAASDLYGLGAVLYSALTGVPPFPRRTGQQPGERILQVLREPAAPIRGADVPPGLSDVVTRLLAKEPDDRPPDAAAVVTLLENLRDGVAPPVSAPDPVLPEAEAEPEPEAADVEFDDFAEVPRPAATAPVSPNPGGRTLIRTFGGPAERTRPPVRRRTAVSAGVGVAVAGLAVLPFFTGPDEVTGHALPIAPAAQPANTATAPDIHLSLAQPADLGDHVRLTWRADGDLDFAVVVAGERIDTMILVAHRQRAMEVPIDPARRYCFQIRATDGKNVYTSTPIPIRGGHCTS; translated from the coding sequence ATGAGCATCGAGCACGCCGCCGCCGACCTGCTCGCCACCGGCCCGATCGCCACGGTCCTCGCCGTCCGGGCCACCGGCGAAGCGGTCAAGGTGTTCCCGGGCCCGTTCGACCGCGACACCCTGGCCGGGCTCGAGCGCGAACGCAAGGCGCTGGCCGCGACCGGGCCGGCGCCGTCGATCCTGCCGGTGCTGGGCGTGGTCGACCACCCGGACGGCCGCGCGGGCGTCCGGATGGAGCTGTGCCGCGGTTCCTTGGCCGGGCTGCTCGGATCCGGCGTCCGCCTGCCCGCCGACGCCGTGCTCACGCTGGGAATCGCGGTCGCCTCGGCGCTGGCCGCGGCCCACGGTGCCGGCGTCCTGCACGGCGGGGTCACCCCGGGCAACGTGCTCCACCGCGCGTCGGGCGAGTTCGTCCTCGCCGACTTCGGGCCGACGCTGCGGCGCCGGTTCCCGCGCGATCCGGTGCACGCGGTGGAGTACACCGCCCCGGAAACCCTGCGCGACGACACGCTTTCGGCCGCGTCCGACCTCTACGGGCTGGGCGCGGTGCTGTACAGCGCGCTGACCGGGGTGCCGCCGTTCCCGCGCCGGACCGGGCAGCAGCCCGGCGAGCGGATCCTGCAGGTGCTGCGGGAACCGGCCGCCCCGATCCGCGGCGCGGACGTCCCGCCCGGACTGTCCGATGTGGTCACCCGGCTGCTGGCCAAGGAACCGGACGACCGGCCGCCGGACGCGGCGGCCGTCGTGACGCTGCTCGAGAACCTGCGCGACGGCGTCGCACCACCGGTTTCCGCCCCGGACCCGGTGCTGCCCGAGGCCGAAGCCGAGCCGGAGCCGGAAGCGGCCGACGTCGAGTTCGACGACTTCGCCGAGGTCCCCCGGCCCGCCGCGACCGCGCCGGTCTCGCCGAACCCGGGCGGGCGCACGCTGATCCGCACGTTCGGCGGCCCGGCCGAGCGCACCCGTCCGCCCGTCCGGCGCCGCACCGCGGTTTCGGCCGGCGTGGGCGTCGCCGTCGCGGGACTGGCCGTGCTGCCGTTCTTCACCGGACCGGACGAGGTGACCGGGCACGCGCTCCCGATCGCGCCGGCCGCGCAGCCGGCGAACACCGCCACGGCGCCGGACATCCACCTGTCACTGGCCCAGCCCGCCGACCTCGGCGACCACGTCCGGCTGACCTGGCGGGCCGACGGCGACCTCGACTTCGCCGTGGTGGTGGCGGGCGAGCGGATCGACACGATGATCCTGGTCGCGCACCGCCAGCGCGCGATGGAGGTCCCGATCGACCCGGCGCGCCGCTACTGCTTCCAGATCCGGGCCACCGACGGCAAGAACGTGTACACGAGCACCCCGATCCCGATCCGCGGCGGCCACTGCACCTCCT